A window of Rosa rugosa chromosome 7, drRosRugo1.1, whole genome shotgun sequence genomic DNA:
GGGAGTAGGAACAAGAATCATCGCCCTAGCAAGAAGCCGAATGTCGCTGTTTTACGACTCTCTTACCCTGCAGTTACTGGCATGGTATTGATCCCAGCCCTAGCGACAAGGGCAAGGGAAAGCTTTAGGCTTTTCCAGGTTTCCTTGCCTAATACTAGAAGTTGAGTCTTCTACTACTTTcatcttagtttctctagttgtacaccaattgaggtctctaggcggctAGGTTATTACTTCATGGGAAGTTGGTAGGGTGGGTTTTCTTTCTTGtggttaggctcaataagtgagcgaatgtgttaacagtgaggtCACATGTCCTTTGTCTGGTAGCTTataccatttatgattttggtgtaagacaacatttgatgtacgtgccttctggccatgaataaatgaatgaagttatctattttctcaaaaaacaGTTTACATTTTGAACGCTTTAATACTCTGGAGAATATTAGCTTGGAATTGCAAAGCCATAGATTGACAACAAGAACCATTACAGACAAAGATTCATAGCAACATCAGAATCAGACCCACCTTTGAATCTTATGCTCCTCAAATGACACACCTACATTGCTTCTTTTAACGACCAAACTAAACTACCACAGAAAGCAATATCCCACCAGACATGGGATAAGGACTGGTTTCAACCATAGGTCATATTTGGATAGGGGAATAACCTCAACTGACAATCTTAAGCTCGGATAAGAAAATTGAAAGGACAGTTTGGAGGTCATGCACCTTGACAGGTTGCCAAGATAATTTTAGATTCTGGGCCACACCGACTTTGAAGAGTGATTTGGTAGTTAGTAGTGCGTGGCACTTCAAAATTTGGGATGTCAGGATTGAGgtcaagaagaagaaactgtAGGGATAAGCAGTAGTGCCACTGTGCCAGACTAACGTCCTACAGGACCTCTCAATTAGGAAAATTAAGCTTAGATGCGGCGGCTGTGCCGAGAGTTTCTCGTTGCGCATCAGAACTGGAAAAACTGAAATGGAAGTGTGCAATGGAAGAGAGCCGAAAAACCATTCATCCAAGCCTTGACATTAAAAGTTCAACCATACAGAGATGAGCATAACTGTAGTGACTACATATCCAAATCTCCAACTACATTACATGATAGCAGTTGATGAGAAATGGAGGATACTAAACGGAACATTTTACAtgtagagagagaaggagatagagagaggagagagagtacTACATCTTTCTTTACAGTGAACCTAAAGAAGATGCATACACATTTAACTGTGGTTTCATATGGATCGCTGTTTGACcggaggaaaagaaaagaaaccagCTTCCACAACGATCTGCTACTGCTACTACTCGATCTATTTCCTATTATGCCTGCAAGGAATATTTGCAAACAAGAAAACTATTTCGTTACATCAACTTCAAACTACGAAAGACACCAAAACATGGAATAATATTCTATTAGCAGGAGTAAATGAATTTATTCAAGACAGAATCCATTATGCTACTTAAGCATCTTTCCTTCAAATCAAAATTCATGTGTTTAGGTAAAGGAGTGCATCACGGAGTTTAACCACCAAAGGTAATCAATAATTTTTTGTAAAGCAATTCGTTCAGCAGGAAAGATAGAATTTAACTTTATACTTCAAAGAACGACAGAATTAGAACTAATAACTTTTCAGTTGATTAAGAAATAAGCATGCCAAACCAGAGACTGAGATTCTATAAAGAATGACCAAACTTGTAGTTCAGGAAGTAAATGCCAAAGAAGAGGAAATCTCCATCTAGTGTTCCTAGTAAATGTTGAAAATTTACCTGGATGAGGATGGCAAGAGACTCAATAATAGAGAGACCCTACAAATGTAGAAAGTTGGCAGAAAAAGCAATGTCAGAATAATACAGCTTGATTCCGAAAAGCCCTATCAATGAACCTCTACAATAAACAATTTCAGTTTCTTACCTTGCCACCAGTTTCCTCTGCAAGCAGTGCCATCGTCGTCAGTCCCATCTTTCTTGAACTGAAACAAATATGAAATAAATCATCATCTTAAATGCAATGGAATTTCCGTAGTATTAATGAATGAgaattttctttatttgcaTTACACTATAGTCGAGTACTGTTTCCGGGGGGGGGGTGGAAAAAAAAACTCACCGTAGAGTTAATTCCAGTGCTCTGGCTATTCTGGGGATAATTATAGATGTCTTGCCCACCATAATAGATTGATGAACTGAGATGACATGGTGATTGCACTCTCTGATCCTCATAGTAGGAACTCATGTCCTCTTTCCGTGTGCTCTGACCCTCACCTTCTTTGCCACTATAGTAAGTACCTGCACAAACAGAAAGTTACAGTTTTCAGAGACAAATAAAGCCGAGAATTACTGAATCTACATCTGAACAAACAGGACCGGGTAGCTATTTGACAAAAACCAGAACTAAATGGATACTCTTCTATAATCAAAACAATGGAAGCGAGACAGGCCtaggaaaaaaattatatttccgAATTCTGATTTGTAACAATAAGCTAGAAAAGCCATGCAAACCTGGCTCTGCCGAGTGGAAGTTCAACGGCTGATCAGTGATCTTTTTCCTAGTGAGTTCAGAACGCAGAGATTCCCTGCTTAGCACCTAAATCAACGCCAAAACAAGCCTTTCTCAGAATCTAGTAcaacataaaataaacaaatgtaTACGATTCACACAAAAATGGTAAAAACAACATACATGCACCCCCATTGCATTAAATAATTCAAAACCCTCCGCTAATAAAACCCGATGTAAGCCCTCATTGCAAATCTTGTGTTAATCATTAAAACCCAATTCagataaaaagtaaaaaggGAAAAATGACTCGTATATCATGATTGAGAACCTCGACCAGATTTGGGAGAAAACATTGATAAACCCCATGAAGATTTTagaataacaaaacaaatacgATTCAACAGAGGCGATGGCTTTCAGCTATATTCAATCCGAAACAGGCATAATATTCAAACCCCATTAACAAAACAGAACAGAAAATACCTACAATCCTCAAATGCAGGGGATAACAATCACACGACCAAATTGAATTAGAATCAAACATTACAATCAAATATGCACCAAAAATATAAAACCAATTCCGGAATATAAAGCAATACCTTTGGGGAGTTCAAGGGAGGCGCGAAAATGGCCCCGAAAATCCCAGATGAAGAGGACGATGAGTCTTTGGACCCAAGCAGCTCAGAAGTGGAGGAAGAAGACGACGACCCGGCTGGCTTTCTTCCCTCCATTTTTGTCTCTCTGATAATTCTCACAATCCcaaaaacctctctctctctctctctctctctctctctctctctctgtgttttgTGCCCTGAACAGAGTTTTTTGGTGGGTTTATATAGAGGCACAGATTCCAGAAGCACCGTCACGAGAAGAAGCTTAATAAATAAGAAACGGACCCTGGAAATGGTTTcgctgaaaaacaaaaacaaaacgaaACGGCGACACACagaaacacagagagagagagagcaaatagaaaaacaaagaaaaggggGAAGGACACGTGAAAAATCAAAGGGTATCGAGTAAAAACGAAACCGTCGCTCCCACCCAATTTATAAGCCAAAAACGACGCCTACCCAAttcaaaattttccaccttattattttctcttattttttgttattttttatttctcatCAAACTTGAAAATCTCGTACTGTGATTCTCTTTTCTCTCGTGTCAGACTCACTCTATTTTATGATTTATAAGGGCCTCTGCTTTCTTCCTTTTACGTCTCTGTTTCTGGTTCTTCAACCTGTCGACTGTCGAGAGTGTTACAGAATGCCGCCACGTGGAGACGTGGGTCCTCTGTACACGCTCCAATATATTACTGCCACGAGTAACCAAGTGGATAATAACCACCCTACCCTACTTGACCTTATTTTTCTGACTTTTCCCTTTGGTACTAGTCTATTGGGACACCCCATTGAAGTACATGGTCATAGGGGGAGGGAGTAGAGAGAGCCAAGCCTTTGTAAACCTTATCTTTTTATCCTGTCGGACCAAAATAGAGATGGGTCTTCTCCCACCCCCTTTACTTCCTATAATTTCGCATTTGAAAGTATTTTTATCAAATGAGGTGATTCATACAAAAGATGTTATAAGCGGCATGAACAATATAAATAGGATAGCGCAATGAAATGTTAAGATAGACTAGTTTCATATATTATtgtatttgatttgatttgatttaatttttttgtatAATATATTGTTATCGTTTTGTTAATTAGGATAATTATTAAATGAGATGACTTTTATCCCGTAAAGTTGTATGATTAGATTGACACGTTACGCTGTCTGCCAACTGATTTCTTGACCGATGAAGTTTGTTATACGCTGACAAGTAATGTTTTGACATGCATGTTATGTTAACCGACAAGTCACACgtgttattttgttttattcgtTTGTCATTTCATATGACAAATCAAGGTAACCATTTAATAAAAAGCAATTTTATTCTGTTAAACCGTTAGATAATACAGTTTACCATATAAATTTAATGCATTGTGTTGTGTTGTCTAGTTAATGATTTCGTGTCAGATGCTTTAATTTAGTAAGTTGACATGTGTTCATATACGTTATCGACTTAATCAAAAAAGTTTCAGTTGTTACTATGTTTGATCAGTTGACATAGTAACATTGTGTCAGAAAATAATTATGAATTACGAGAATCATTGATAAATGCTAGTTTGACCTTGTACACAATCTAATTCACACCACGTGCTACCTAGATGATCAGCTTATGCGGTGTGACGGTGAGACGGTGTGTCGTCTAATAATTATTTATTCTCTTACGGTTTAGATTGTATTTTACTGGAATCACACGTCATACTAtgtcgtgacaaaatcatattacaTATCGATGCAATCATTCAATAAAGAGGTAAATATTTGATAAAGTAAATTTTTTACGTTAATCACCTACATTCAGTAAAGTTGATATTTTGTAAATGATTTCTCATTGGATGCTTCAAATTAGTTGAGAAGTTATATATGTTCTTACATAGTTACATACGTGTTGTATTACCTAAAGTAGTTTTACTTGTTCTTTGTCAGATTCGGTTAACACGTTAAACATTGTGTCGGCCTCTACAGTTTGATAACAAACCAAGACAAATTACCTAAAAAAATGGAAGTTTGACATTGTTAAAAATTCTTATAAATCATTTCATAGATTGATTTGATGCGTTATATTTTCAACAAATTATGTTCAATACTTTCACGTGTCCGAACTTTCTATCCGAAATTTTCACCCAAAATATCAAAACTAAATGCTTTAATCATGACTTCTCTAATCCAGAAAACTTTTATGCTCGAAATATCATCTTAACAAACAACATCGTTGAAACAATATTCCATTATGATTCAATCAATGTTTTGGATAAGAGAGTTTGAAGCTCAAATACAGTGAGTCAATTTTCTTTGAATCCAAATTTGTTTGTTGGTGTAAAGGACAAGGTTTTCAATGGTTTGAATTTCTAATCAaactagatgatgatgaaatcaaGGGGCCACCGAGTCATTCATGGGAGATGGGACAATAGACATAGCAGGTATTTAGTACCACTGAGGATCGCCGCATGGTGTAGATGGTTCAATTTTATGCCACGTGGGATGATCCACACCCTACAGATCTTTTCGCCtgtaattatttttgtttttatgataGAATAAAGAATTAagtgattttaatttttaacaaaaacttactgattttttttttaatagggttgattttattaataatcaaCCATGAAACATGCCAGAGTCTAATAGAACTTACATTAGGTTCCGGGACAAACCGAataaacctatctaagccacgGCTAAACTTATTAAGGTTTAAAGGGACGCTCACTGAACAAACAAGCCTAAGACTACGCAAGAATAATCTCGCCCTCTAAGGAAAAAAcatattcatctagtctaagagcatatttagcagactctctattttggcttcttagctattttggagagcatgtttagctttttatctattttagcagctgcaccagactcctaagtggctctctattataacttttagctatctcgctcctaaatatagagagcgggatgaggctctctataataaagttattttatgtaatttataaatacatttaaactatttaagcttcatttaaaaaataatataaattcaaaactagctaaaataaagagcattgatgcagatgtaattctaaagtggctagctaaaataactttttagctactttagctcaaatttgactcaaaaatggctagcattgctaaagatgctctaatttaccaaacacgcaattgtggtacaaatatcaactagaaacgtcttagaaaaacatatagaaattacccctacTGCAAAAGCTTGAGTCCAGAATGTCTTGTTTTGATTGAACCCTAAACAAGTACTTCCTCTGTCCCCTTAGGGTCGGAAATAGTACCTGCATTAGAGTCTATAGCATCTAACAACCTCGGCCTCAGGTTGGTATTCCTACTATCCAATTCTCCATCATGACCCTTGGGCTTGTTCTTGCGACCCTTCTTCTTCGGAGTCTTCCCAATAGTAACTGTGACATCCACAAGTTCACCAAGATGAAATTCAGGAGGTATCACCGCCAAGCTAGGCTTTAGCCGCTTCTCCAAGCTCCACTCACCTTGGCGCCATTTGCGCACACCCAAAGCAGTGCTTGCTGCTGCAGCAGGCCCAATAGCAAGAAAACTTACTGATTCTGGTCACTAACCAAGAAAAATAAATACGACTGATCGAAACAAGAGAGATAGATATGGGTAACAATAAAAAACTAGTCATCAAGCTTATAAATTAAGAAAATGTTGAAATGTTTTGTTTCAAAAGTAGATCTATAAATCAAACTAGATTTAGATGCAGGACATCAAGTTCAGTTCATGCTAGAAGGGAGGCTAATAAAGCTGCACATACGTTGGCAGCGTTTGCTGCTGAGTTTGACCAAGTGTTCTTTTGGTCTAATACTCCATCCTTTATTCAAGATGTAATTGATTCTGAAAAATGTACTCCTTAATTTTTTTATCAGTTATCAATAAAGTCTAAAACCATtcaactccaaaaaaaaaaaaaaaattgaataaacAAATCATCGTAGTAATATTTAACAAATATTGTTCAGAgttctattttgtttacttgGATTTTCAGTCCAATGTGATGCTAGTAGGAAGTAGGAATTATCCCGTAAGAATGAGTGCTCTGATTTGATCATTTGAAAGAGTTTATGAATTTTATTTGACCATGCATTATGAAAACATAAATAATTATTTAGGATTAAAAAGTAAAGACTATAATACTATACATAAACTTCCAGTGTCACTCTGCATTTCCATAAGGAAATCAATCTAGACGAATAAGGTAATATGATAAAATCTAATCAAATATGGAATTATTATTAACCCCTGATATTACTTGTTCTAGGTCTCACCCACTTCCCATAAACAAAAATTCTCACCCGAACTTACGAGATAATGAGATATCGACATCCCCTACATCTcatcatctcacgagataatgaGGTGGTGACCAAAACCACatactaaaataaataaattcttcTCAAATAcgtttttaatgaaaaaaacatAATATATTTATTCATCGAATCCTCGTGTTGGAATTGATAATTAAAGTTCATAGATTTCCAGTCTTCTGGTTAGGCAGGTTTTATGAAATGCCTATTTGTGGCTTAAATGTGCCAAGGAGGTAAAAAAAGTCACATCTTAGTTCATGTTTGCACTTAAGTCTATTCTTAAAAACACAATTTTACTGGAAAttcagttttattttattttcttccgTTTTTGCCTTTTGGTTTCTtacttgtccaagtagaacacTCTCTGTGGATACAACCATTTCCACTTATTCGTCATTGAGCTcggattttctttttttaactcGATGAAattggaaaaaggaaaaaaaaaaaaaaaaaaaactcttaaatTACCATTTTCTCGTGCTGCCTGTTGCATCTTAAAAATCTTTCTAGCTACTCAGAGGCATTGTATTACAGAcagattttctctatttttctaAGGAACAAAAGCAACAATCAAGAGAACAATGATgaaatttctataaaaaaacaaatgagATTTGTAGGAAAATTTATTAATGTATCGACTTAATATAATTTTGTAAATATCTCATCTCATGTTTAAATTATGAAAACACAAAACCATTATCAACACATATGTACATTATCAAGTAAACTCAAGTGCTTGTAGATTCTATAAAAGTATAAATTAAACATTTGAGTTTACCACTCCTCTATTAAAAAAGTTCTTACACCTATTCAtataaattatagccctaacaTATATTCCATTTATCCATATAGGTGATAGCCTTAACATATATTTCATACCGGCCGATCGACTATAACCCATAGAGGAATTCTTTTCCTACCATGTGGCTTTAGGCAAGCCAATCAGAAAAAAGaaacttttcttcattttctaaaACGGTCCCTACTTTTTAAAAGTGCAATACTCAAAATACACTCATGTTAATGTCTGATTGGTTATCTAACGTACGTAAGACTCTCTCTAACCCATATATAATAGACGGATAGTACTTAAGCTGGTTTATCATAAACGTGAGGGCATTTAAAATCACAAGTCTCGCTTATTTCCATCGCAAAATATTGAAAATAGAACTGCCCTGTGCATTTCGATTAAAATCTAATCAAGAAAGGGTCCCTCAGTCCTCGAATTTAGTCAAAAAGGCAGAAAGGCTCAGTGCTTTTCATAAACTAATTAGGGATAAGAGATGTGGATCAGATCTTAACAACACCCAACTTATGATTAATATACTGACcagaaataagaagaagaagaagaacaactcTGAGGAGGAGAACAATCGCAAAACGCATGCCCTTTCTCTGAACCTATCAGTTTTGGATGCCAAGGATAAGAACAGAAGGGCAGAGAAAAAGTGCAAGAGTCCAAAAGACCCACGTTAACAACATGAAGACGATCGATGCATGATATCACCTTGCGCGAAGCCCTAGCGAGGCTCGCGTGTGCTTTTTCGGTAACCTCCAATTTTGGGATTTGGCTCCACTATGTAATTAGTTTCAGTGCATTGGTTTTGCGTTAAATTTTGTTCCTTTGGAAAGTGTGTTGTTTcaagagaagatggaaaaaaCGTGAACTTCCTAGCAGAGCAGAGAGGCTGTGGAGTTTGGGAACTCGGATGCTCTATTATGGACATAAATCGTGAAGCAAAGATATATGGTAACAAGCTTAGTGATAGACCTGACGCAATTCAGTATGGCTTAACTATTTCTCTAGACAAGTtcattgtttatttgttttgatACTTACGGTTACTAAACCCAAAAGGTAAtgctttataattttttttttcaaaaatactattaaaaagaaaaatttaacaCATACATAGATGCTTGTCTTCTAGGCTGAAAAGTCTCTACTGATAGGATAGGAGCGGCCTCCCTAACACCACAATAacaaataaagaagaagaacagtGTTAGTGCACATGATTGATGATCCTTGCGTTTATTAACATTCTGGAGTGCGTACTAACTCATTTATCAGTTATCACACTCCTTGACAGTGTTGATATTGATTTTCATTTTGTCACAAGTCTTTCCAATTCTGCAGGTACCCTGTATGGCTGTATATGTCTCTCATGCACCTCCAATTTCTTGTATAAATCGTTTTTTACAATAATTTGTCTACTAGTCCAAAATAAGAGTGAAAAGATGGCTCTACCAATTTCATTACAACTAatctttttgtttgttaaatTTTTATAGTAGGAGTCATCTTATTCCAAGGGATCATTGTGTTTCATTTCAAACAGTAAACAATGTATTTTTAACATCATGAAGTGCATACTAAATTCAGCTACCACACTCTTTGGCGGTGACGACATGAAATTTTAATTTATCAGAATAACTCATTTTTCACATACCGCAAAATCTGTCTTGTTCATTTGCCTTGATACTTATGGTTACTAGACCAAAGAGTGCtagtttataattttttttttcaaattaaaaaaagacGTACTATAGAAAATAAAAAGCTTAATACATACCTAGATGCTTTTATTCTTTGCTGAAAAGTCGACTTTTAGCTGAGGAGCAACCTCCCATACACCACAATaacaaacaaagaagaagaagaacgttAGTCCGCATGATTCTTGCGTTAATTAACATTCTTGAGTGCATACTAAACTCAATCATCACACTCTTGACAGTATTGATATTGATTTCCAATTTGTAACAAGTCTCTTCTCTTCCGCGTACTATGTAGTTGTTCTCCTCCAATTTCTTCTGTGAAGGTTTATAAGTCGTTTTTTTACAATCACTTGTTTACTAGTCCAATAAGAGTGAAAACATGGCTGTATTTGTTCAATTTCATTACTAGTCCAATAAGAGTGGAAAGATGGCTAAAAAAATCATAATATGAGTCATCTTATTCCAAGTGATCACTCTGTTTCAGTTCAAAAAGTAAccaatgtatttttttttaacatattcAAGTACATACCAAAATCAGCAATCACACTTCTTGATGGTGCGGACACAAATTTTTAATTTATCAAACACTCATTTTTCACGTATTGCAAATCAGTCTCCTctcaaatttattttctttccaaTCCCATCCCTCCGCTCATGCTTAAGTACATTTAATTGATCTATTGCTAATTTTCAATATAGCATCAATGCATCATGACAAGCTATTCAAAACTAGATTTCTATCTTTTATACTTTAACCCGTAATTTCTAAAGCAAAACTTTCATAGAATAACACAATCACATTTTTAAAGCACAGACGACTAAATTTCATAAGAAAAGCAAGAGCTACTCTCAAACGTCTTGCTCATCATCACATTGTACAGGTTCATAGAACTTGAAGCATGTCACCCTTCAATTATGAGCATTTgtatcaaaacatatttatcaTCAGTCATAACTTTGTGAACTCATGACTCAATTCCAAGTCATTCTGTTTCCTACCTAGATAATGACAGGCCATGCTTTTggtattcttttgttttttgtacaCAGAGACAGGGAATGGTTTGATATTGTGCTTTTCATTATGTTGTGCTAGTTTGCTACGAACAGAAAGGAAgagggaaaaaagaaagaaaatagagaGGGGAATGggggaaaaggaaagaaaaaaagagagcaaATTCTCAAACTTCATAGTTGGGCCTAGTTTTGATTTCAGCATGTTTCTTAAGGCTTTATTGTtatactccaaaaaaaaaaaaaaaggaaaaaaattgagcttcaaattattattatttttgtgtcGCAAATGATCTTTTCCAAACATTTCTTAGAGTTGTGGTCGATTCGTCGAAACTCTTCAAAGCGTCTTATGCAAGTTGATGATGGATTTGTCTAAAGTTAGATATCAATCAGCATAAAGTAAGAATGATTTTAGCTCGATCGTTTATTTCTCACGACTCTAAATCTTCTTTTAACCGtcaatttttccttttattatgGAAACATGGatcctatatttttttttttttcgcttgGAAGTATCCAAAGCGAAACATCGGTAGAATAACATCAAATCTAGAAAAGCAACGGTGCCTCTGAAATGTCTTGCTTATCACACTGTACAAGTTCATAGCACTTGAAGGTGTCACACTTATGAACATTCGCATCAACGGTTTAGTCATCAGTCATCAGTTTGTGCATTCATGACTCAACTCCAGGTCACTTTGTTTCCTACCAAAGCCACTGTTTTCAATTTTAGCACAAATTAAGATAGGCAGTGATCGAGATTGTTTTCATTATGTTTTGCTAAGAATAGAAAAGATAGATTACTCGAAATACTGGAGGTCGAACAGCCCCTCAAACATTACTTTGAACTTGGGCCTAGTTCAGACCAAAAAACTTAAATGCTTCGGCCTAGTTAGTAGTGGGGTATTTGAAATGGCTCCCAGTCATTACAGATTGTATTATTCTCTTTTGCAATGAACTCACGGTGCCTGAAGCCATCAAGGGATCAAGGGGTCTAGTCTATTACAAAAACATGGCCCGGTTGCGATGGCCCCCTTTCTTTCGAGATTGTGGGTGGGTGCCGGTCACCCCATATCGGCTGtcgcagaggaactaatatcgcctaatcctctatttaattgataaaaaaaaaaaaaaaaagtctattaCAAAAACATTTTGGGCGTCTAAGGTCTAAAACTTGGAGTGCATTTGAAACTTTGTTCTAGACCATAAGTAGAGTGGAGAAAGGGTTAATGTGAGGAATCAATAAACAAGCTCGATGAATAATATTATTTGGATGGGCAAGCCTATAATTTAGATCCGAAATATTGGAGACGAGTAAATTATAAACCTTAATGTTAGAATTCATATTA
This region includes:
- the LOC133721232 gene encoding uncharacterized protein LOC133721232 → MEGRKPAGSSSSSSTSELLGSKDSSSSSSGIFGAIFAPPLNSPKVLSRESLRSELTRKKITDQPLNFHSAEPGTYYSGKEGEGQSTRKEDMSSYYEDQRVQSPCHLSSSIYYGGQDIYNYPQNSQSTGINSTFKKDGTDDDGTACRGNWWQGSLYY